The following is a genomic window from Candidatus Binataceae bacterium.
TCGCCACAAGTCGGCGACGGCGAAATTGGTCGCGGTGTTGTAAAAAAACGCCGGAAGATAAAAGACCGGGATGGCGATCGCCGAACAGAGGAAAAGCCAAGGGATTTCGTTTCCACCCCGCAACGCGGGCTTGACCGCACGATACAGCAGCCCCACCCATAGCAATAGCCCCGCGGCCAGCATCAATTGCCAGGCACGCCCCAGGTCCAAATATTCCCAGCCCTGGTCGCCAAACCACGGCCACCATTTGCCCAGCGCGCCGCGCACCCCGAGCCACTCGCCCAGCAGGCTCCCCACGACTACCAGGAGCAAGGCCCAGAAGAGCACGTCGACCATCAAGCGCTGGCCGGGCGGCTCGTGCCGGCCGACGATCGGCGCCAGCAGCAATCCTCCCGCCACGTAAGCGGTCGCAATCCACAATAGCGCGAGCTGAAGATGCCAGATCCGCAGAATCTGGCTGGGGAAAACCGCCGACAGGTCAATGCCGAAGAAGCTGGCGGGATCGGCCCGGTAATGCTCCGTGGCGCCGCCTACTAGAACCTGAGCCAAAAACAAGAGCGCCACCACCACGAAATACTTCATCGTCGCTTGCTGGCTGGGGGTGAGCGCTGGCGCAAACCGGTGGGGATGGATATGCGCGCCGTCGCGGCGCCAACCCAGAAAATCCCAGCGGCCGAAGGCGAACAGCACTGCCGCCAACCCGCCAAGCAGGGTTATCAGGCTAAGCGCGCTCCACAGTATCGCGGCCCCCGTCGGTGTATTCCCCGCCAGCGGGTCGTAAGGGAAGTTGTTGGTATAAGAATGCGTGGTGCCCGGTCGATCGGCTACCGAAGCCCAGGCTGCCCAGGCAAAAAAAGCGGTCAGATCCCGGACCTCCGATCGATCTTTGATGAACTTGGCTGGCAGTCCGCCGCTGCCGGCGGGATGGGCGAAGTAATTGGTCCAGTAGCCGATCTGCTGATGGAACGAGATGGTCTCGGGGGCGCTCAGCACAAGCACGCCGCTGTTCGAATCATAGCGGTTTTGCTTCAGCTCGCGGGCGACTTCATCGTCGAGCTGCCGGCTTTGCGCCACGCTAGCCCCCACGGCACTTGCCACCGGTTTTTGGATTGCCCACGAAGCCGCGGTTAGAGCCAGATTATGTAGGTACTGGGCCGAGAAATCCGGACCGAGATAGGCACCGTGACCCCACAAGGTGCCGTTCTCCATCAGCCCATGTTTCAGAAATACCTGCTGGCCAGCGCTAATCTCGGCGCCTGTGAAAACCACCTCGCCCGCGGGTCCGATCGCGCGCTGCGGAATTGGCGGCGCATTTTCGTAGGTTCGCGCCGAGAGCAGGCCGAGAATCGCGAAACAGCACGCGACTGTTATGATCACCGACCGCCGCCACCACGGAGAAAGAACCCCCGTCATTGCCCTTGCCTCCCGGACCTGCGGCCTGCGACCGCGCGGCCGTCACAGCACGCCGTGGGCGCGCAGATCGTCCCATACCACCTTGGCGTAGATGACAAACCCGAGCGCCAGAGCGCCCAAGCCGAAAACAAAGAAGCCGGTCATGGTCAAAGCCGTGGTGTGGACAAGGCAAACCAGCGCCAGAACCAGGCTGAGCGCATAAAGAAACAGGGCAAGACTCAGTCCTTTAGACCACCTCGCCTTGCCCACGAGCTCGTTCGCCATGGCGAATCTCCGCGCGTCTTTAAAACTCCGGGGTATGGATCGGCTGATGGCACGTCATGCACGGCATCTGATTGGCCAAAAGCTGAACCATCACGGCACGATGATACTGATTTTGCAGAAACGGCGCCGACTGTGCGTGGCAGTGCAGACAGTTCCCGTTAGGAAATGGCTTGTAGAGCCGGATATCCTTTGGCGTGGCGTGGCCAAAGTAGTACACCTCGACATGGCGCATTCCGTCGAGCTTGGCCTCGACCGGACCCAAAAAATCGTAATCGACGTGGCAGGTGTAGCATTGGTCCGAAGGGATGAAACGATTGCGAAAATGCAGCGCGGCCAGCGAATGACTGTCGGGATTGCGCAGATCGGCAATCCACGGCGTCATGGTATGGCATGAAGCGCAGAAACTCAGGCTTTCCGCTTGCACAAAGGCGTGAATCCCGGTAAACGCAGCTAGCCCCGGAATCGCGACGAGAAAAATAAACAGCAGTATCAGCTTGGAGGTTCTAGTCAATGACGACCCTCCTCGATCTGCCTAGCTACCGGCGAACTTCTTGATATATTGCACCAATCCCTTCACTTCGCCCTCGCTTAAGTCCTTGTAGGGCGGCATCGTCGCCGCTTCGCCCACGGCGGGACCACCGTCCCGGATCGCTTTGAACAACCAGGCATCGGTCTTGCCCTTGAGTGAGTTGGCGAAATCGGCGGGAGCTGGGTGGAGAAATTTAGCCGTTGGGCCGTCGCCGTGCCCGTTATCGCCGTGACACGCCCCGCAGCGCTGGTTGTAAAGCGTGGCCATATCGTCGGCGCGCGCGCTTGAGTTAATCGCGCTAGTCAGTCCAAGTGCCAGTACGACGAGACCGGATACAAACACAGATCGCGATTTAAAAGGCATATTTTACCGTCATGTAAGCGGCATTGCCGGTAAAGGGTGTCCAGTTGCTGTTGCCCAAAAACATCGACTGCGGCGATGATGCCATCCAGGGCATCAGGCGGTCGTAACCAAAATCGTTCTCGCCAAAATTACTTAAATAGTATCCGATTGTAAAGGTCATGTTCTTCTTGATCGGATAGGCGTAGGTCACAATCAGCTCGTTGAAACGCGAGCCGATGTTGGGGAAATCGGTCGCGCCACCCAGCGCCAGATTCCCGTTTGCATGGTTAAGGTCGGTGGTGACCGTATAATTGTATTGTACGATCAAATGTGAGGTCTGAGTCAACCACGGGATGACGCGGTCCGTCGGAAAGGAAAAGTCAAATCCAAAATCGATCGAGTTGCCCTGTTCTCGACCGTAGCCAGTCCAACTCTGTCCGGGACAAAGTGCCGGCGTTTGCGCTTGCGGATTAGTCGGGCAATTGGGCTCGTTGGTCCCGCCATTTTGACGCTGGAAGGACTGCATACTATAGTCCGTTGCGGTCCACGACCAATCTCCGTACAGATTGAGATTTTTGGAAGGTGTCCAGTTGATTCCTACCGACGGCGTATAGTCAGACCAGTTTTGCAACCCATAGGACGAGGACGGATAAAAATAGTTGTCGTAATCCATCTCGGCGTAAAGGGTAAAATCCTGCAGCCATTCTGGCGCCTGGCTGTCGCTGAACGGCTGAGCGTCGCCGTATAGAGAGAATTGGTCGACCTGGACCGACGCTTCGTCGAAGCGGTAAAGCTGGCTGAATTCGGCGATGCCTCCGTCCTGATTGACCAGCGTGCTGCGGTCGTTGTTGTAACCGGGCGAGTCGCGAAAGGCGTGTTGGTAAGAAGCGCGCAGTTGCAACCATTGATAAGGCGTCCAGTCAACTACCGGGCCGTAAGAGGTCATGTCCTGCTGCAAGACCATCATGCCACTGTTATGGTAGGTTTCAATATTTCCGACCAAGCTGGCAACCAGGTTGTTCGTGAGACTGTAGCTAGCCTCGGCATTGATCGTTTGAGTCGAGAAGGAAAAAGGATAGGCGGTGGCGGTCCACAGACTGGCGACATCATTCAAGGAATTCACGCCGTTGAAGGTGATGGCGGGATCGTGATTGGCGTAATCGAAGTAGCTATAGGTAGTCTTCAATCGCAGCTTATCCAGCGGGCGGCTTACAACGGTGAAGTTGGCATACAGCGGCGACACGTCGCCACCCAGGCTATTTCGGGGTAGCGCTTGCTTGGGTAGCGCCGTATTGCTGGTGTAGGGAATAAACGGCTCATCCTGCAACCACCAGCCGTAGGAAAAGGTCCCCATCAGATGGGTATCGAGCGGCAAGGTTCGTCCAGCGGTGATCTCGAAGGTATGAGCTTGGTTGCCCGGGTAGGTATAGTCTTGACCTCTACAAGGGCCGTTGCCACCGGTCGTGCCTGGATAGGTTGCTGAGTCGGCGCAGGAGCCACCCGGACCGGTCATTTGGCTCCAGGTGTTTGGATTTTGCCAAGTCAGATCGGCATATTGATCTTTGAAAATCGAACCCTCGTATTGAATTCCGAACAACCAGGTTCCGTCGGCATACTGCACGCCGGTGCCGTAGTTATAAGTGTCGTACTGAATCGGAGCGAACAATTCGGATTCGTTGTAAGAACCCGGATTTGGACCGAAGATTTCTCCGTAGGGCGAGTTTCCAGACTCGTTGAGATAGTTAAGATAGGCGGAATAGGTCCACCGCGGATCGGGCGTATAACGAATCGTCAGGTTGGCAATCCCTTCGAGGAGACTGAGCGACAGTGGACGGGCAGTCGAGTCCAACCAACTGCTGATGTTGGAACCCTGGGGGGCGTTGGGTGTCGGTGCCGCCGGCTTGGAAGGGAGCGTAAAATTGCCGCTGCTTTGTTCATACGGACTTTTGGCGACCCCGTCGCTGAGGAAACGCGGGATTTCCTGCCATTGGGCGTCGATGTCCAGCAAGCCATAGGATCCAAAGTGAAGGTCGTATAGTTCGTTAGTTTGCCCGACATTTAACGCATGGAAGTCGGCGAACACTCGCTGTTCCTGATCGTGGAGCAGAAACCGGAGTTCGGGTGCGATTATTTGCTGGGCGAGATCCTGATACTCGCGATACTTGGCCACGTTGGTGGCAGGTTGGGGGTTGAGAAACGCACCGGCCTCGGCAGTCCCGGTCAAAGTGTAGTTGCCCGCGCTCAACTGGGCTTGAGAAGCGCTTGGGAAAAGGGCCAGCGCGACGAGTGCCGTAGTGAGCGAGTGACTTAGCCACTTTGGTTTCATCGCAAACTCTCCTGGCCTTGTAAGCTCATGTTACCGGGTCAGATCTACCCCTCCCGGTGCGTTGGAGCCGTGGACGGCGGTATGGCAAAGGGTGCAAGAGCGGCTGAAAACAAAAATGCTGCTGGGACGGCCCGGCTGTGCGGGGTGAAAGACTCCGATATGGCATTGTTGGCACAAACGCGGGGGACGCACTTTCAGCATGAAGCGAACGATCGTGCCATGTGGATCGTGGCAGTTCAGACAGTTCTGAGCCACTGGCGGATGCATCCACAGAAACGGCCCGCGCTTGTCGGCGTGGCATATGTAACAGGTTTCGTTGACGGTCGGACGTACCAGTTGATCGGGATAAGCGCCGCCATGCGGATTGTGGCAGTCAGTGCAGGTCATCAGGCCCTCGAACACTGGCATGTGCGAGGGGAAAGTCATCTGGGCCTTCTGCTTAAGATGACAGCGTAGGCAAACCGTGGTTTCAGGCCGTTGGATGATGAAAGGACTAGGCACCAGCGGCATGGCGAGCTGAAAGCGCGGACTGAGCTGCTTCATAATGGTATGGCAGTCGGTACAACGCAGGCCGCGGAAGGCGTGGTCGCTGGCCCGCCAAAACGCCTCGTCGCCGTTGTTGTGACAATCAAGACAGACGCTGTTCTGTTGTTGGGCGCTTTCCCCCGAATCGGAGCGGAAGGTGATCAGCTTGGCCTTGCTCGGTCCGTGCATCGGTTGGTCGGGGCTCACCCCCTGGCCCATCTCCACCGCCGCGGCCGCGACGTGATTGCTGCCCGGACCATGGCAGGATTCGCATCCGTGCGCTTCCTGCGCGTCGCGCGGATGAACCACCAGGATCTTGCCCATAATCGTCGCGGAGAAGGTCTTGGTGCTGGTTTGGTGGCAGCTTTCGCAGACCTTATCCCCCACGAAGGTGGCCAAAGTTGCAGACTCGGCCGGCTTCGCCACAGGTGGGTTAGATGAGGCCCTCGCAATCGAAGCTCCCAACGCCAAGAGCGCGAGGCCGAAAATTAGCAACCACCCTGTTCCCCTCAATCCCATCAACCCGACCAGCGTCCATCCAGTTCGGTTGTCCTCAGGTTGAAGCGAGTTGTCATCACTGGTTCGACTCCTGGGTTCGGGTCTCGGCCCGATGCGGATGCATGCCTGCAGCGTTTTGGTCGACTTGCGCCAATATTTCATCGATTCGAGTGCGTGCGGATTCGTCCGGGGCCACGGCGCGCGCCTTGATCAGCGCATCGCGAGCATTGGCGTTGTCCTTCTGCAACAAATACGCGACGGCAAGATTGAAGCGCGCCGGGAAGAAATCGGAACTATGAATCAGCGCCGCGCGATATTCTTTGATGGCCTGAACGCAGTTGTGCTGCGAAAGATACGACGTCCCCAAATCGGTTAGCACCGAGCTATCGTCAGGCTGCTCGCGCAGGTAGCGCTGATAGGCCTCGATGGCGCTTGGATAATGACGGGTGTCGAAGTCTACGTCGCCGAGGCCGCGCAAAGCCTGGCGATTGGCTGGATCGCGCGTCAAGACGTGGGCAAACGCGTGACGCGCCTTTTCGTAATCCGCCGGGTTGAACGTGGCAAAGTGCAATGCGAGGTCGCCGTAGCGATTCCATACCGTAACATCGTCCGGATGGCGTTCGGCTTGCTTCTCGGCCTGGAGCACCACCGCGCCGATTTGCGCCCGATCGGAAAGCGCGGGATGGTTACGCGGCATCGCCACCGCAGGATGGCCGGGAGGAAGTCCCACTGGTCTCGTTGAACGGGCGGGGTGAAGGCTCACGGGAATAGCGTGAGGCGGGATCTGAAGCCGAGCCGCTTTTCTGAAACCACCGACCAGCACTACCGCGGCGAACGCCCCTCCCAAGGCGAAGGCGCCACCAACAGCCAGAGACCAACGCATCAGATTTCGAAGATGATCGCGCGAATTATCCAAGACCGGGCCGTTGGCACGATCAAACGGATGGCCGCAGGAATAACAGAACTTAGCATCCCGAACCTTTGCCACGCCGCACTGCGCGCAACGTTCATGGTCTACTGCCATCTCGTGCTCCAGCGGCATTTTCCCAACCTCGGCGGCTCCTGTTTCGCTGATGCGAGGTTCCCTTATTGGGCTGTGGCCGCGCCCGCCGAAGAGCGCGCCACGATCATAGCGCCCGTAGCGGTGAACTGCCCGTTGGCGGGACTGAATACCTCGGCACTACTCAGCGTGTTGCCCGAATTATCAATTCCGCCCGCTATCAAAATTTCGCCGGCCATCGGACCAGATTGGATGAGCACGGCGCTATGCAGGGCCCGGCTGCTGGTCATCGGGCCCACGGCAGTAAAGGTCTCCTTGATTGGGTCGTAGATTTCGGCGGTGCCCAGCACGTTCCCTTTGGCATCTTCACCACCCGCGATCAGGATGTCACCGGCATATGGTCCTTGGACATAAGTGGGATCCAGCAGCGTCGCGGTGTGAAGATAGCGTGCTTGCGTCATCGCGGCCGGGCATCCGGAGCTTCCCGGTGGCGCACCGTTGGAACAGACAAAGGTGCCGGTCTTTGGGTTGAACAACTCGGCGGTCTGAAGAACCACGCCGGAAGCGTCCAGTCCGCCGGCAATCAGCACATCCCCGGAGTTGACTCCGTTGACGATCAGCGTGGCGGTGTGGTTCTGGCGGCTGTCGGTCATGGTGTTGTTGCAAAACCCGGTGCTGGGATTGCTTCCGCCCAGCGAGGAGCATCCGAAGGTGCCGGAAGCGGGGTCGAAAATTTCCGCGGTATTCACGATCGCGCCGTCGTTACCGCCCGTGATCAGCACGCGGCCGTCCGCCAAGCGCACCGCGGCATCGAGGAAGCGCGTATCCGTCAAGGTATTGATGCAGTAGCCGGTATTGGGATCGGCCCCGCCCAATCCCGAGCAGTCGAATTTGGCGGTGGCCGGATTGTACATGTCAGCGGTATTGACCAGATTGCCGGTCTGGTCTTCACCCCCCGTGATCAGCACCTCGCCGTTTTGCAGCACGGTGGTAGTGTGGCCGAAACAATGAGCGTCGGTCATGTTACCCGTGGGCGCAAACGAATTGTTCGCAGGATTGAACAACTCGGCGGAGTTCAAGCAGGTGACCCCCACGCCGTTGCCCCCTGCTACCAGTACGAAACCGCCAGCCAACGGCGCAACCGAGGCGTAAAAGCGAGCCTGCGCCAGCGAGTTGTTGCACGCACCCGTGGACGAGTTGACACCTCCCACGCACGCGAAGGTCTCGGTGCTTGGGTTAAACAGCTCGCTGCTGGCCAACGGGCCATTTAGCTGATCGACTCCGCCGACCAGAAGCAGGCCACCAGCAATCGGTGCTGGCGGCGCCGAGCTGCCGCCGCCGCCCGAACAGGAGGCGATGCATGCGCCGAGAAAGGCCGCCGCCAACCGACTCCATGGAGCCGGTCGCAAATGGCACCACCGCGCCAGCTTCATTGATTCGCCCCCTGCTGCACCGCTTGAATTTGCCGCCAGAGATTTAGGTAGTCAGATGGGGTTGACAGCTCGTGCGCCGAAACCGGCGCGGCGGCGGCGGTCTGGGCCGTGGTCGACGTCGAAGAAGCCGTGAACGGCGGCAGAGACCACCAATTACTATGTTGCTGGGTCAGCACCGGAATAAACGCGTTTGCCGATTGGGCGGTGAACTCAGAATGGCAGGTGAACTGGCTAAGCGATCCCTGGGCACCGCAGGAATACGGGAGATTCTCGGCGACTTTCCAATCATGGAAGCGCTCCGGTAAGGGCGCAGCCGGCTTGCTCGCCGTACCGGTGAAGATCTGGTAGGGCGCCATGTGACAATCGATGCAGGTCACGCCGGCGTTGTACATTACCTGGAAGATCGAGTTGGCTTGCGCGTCGTGCGGGTCTTGCTCATGACAGGTCAGGCAGAACTGATTTTCCTGGCCCGGCAGCAGGGGAGTCCATGAGGCGGGGTTGGTAGGATCCTGGCCCCTGATGAGAGTTGCGGTTTCGCCTCCCGATAACGCTGTCGGATATTGTTTCAAGATCGCCGCCGCAACGGTCTCGCTGGTATGGCACGAGCTGCAGGTGACAGCTTGGAAGATCGGGACCGTGATCGGGTTGACTACCGTGCCGTTGGCGAACTGTGCCGTGCCACTGGCTTGCAACGGCGAATGACAGTAGGTGCAAAAGGTATTGTCATTCTCTCCGTACGTGTTGCTAGGTTGCGTCCATCCAAATTGCGAGGTGGGTTGCGACCAGCCAAACTGCGACTGGGCATGCGCCGAATCCCACCAGCCATGGCCAGTCCGCTGCCATTGCTGGGTTGAATCGTTCCATTGGAGCCCGGCGGCACGGGCCGTATGATCGTAGCCATCAATGAAATGGCACGAGGGGCAAGAGTCAGCATCCGTATAATCGTAACTGGGGCGATTGAAGTTGCTTGGCGGAATCGGTGTCGCGCCAAGGCTGAGTCCCCGCCACGCCAGCAACAGCCCGGCTATCGACAGCATTCCAACCAAAGTTCGCGCCCAACCACGCGCGAGCTTAGCAAGGCCTGGGGTTCGGCCCGTGCGCCCCGTGTCGCCGCGCGGGAAGGGTTTGACCCCTCTAATGGACAGCATCAGCGTTAACCTTGGCGATCTCTCTCCAGAGCATCGCGTATTGAGCCTCGTTCATCACGCCGTGCGCGGACAATACGGCGACCTGGGGCTGATTATTGAAGGGCTGCAGCGTCCACCAATCGCTATGCTGCTGGCGAATGAAGGGAATGATGTCTTGCGCATCGGTCACGGTGAACGACGAATGACAGCTAAACTGGCCGGGGAGTGCGCCCTGGGCGCCACACGAGTAGGGCAGGTTGGTGCCTACCTTCCAATCATGGAAGCGCTCGGCCAGTTGCGGCAGTCCGGTGTTTCCCCCGCCTACATACTGGTAGGCAGCCATGTGGCAATCAACGCACCGCACGCCCGCCGCGTACATCGCCGCGAAGGCGCTATCACTGGTGTTATGCCGCTGCTCATGACAGTTAAGACATAGCAAGTCGTCCTGGCCCGGATTAAGCGTCTGGTACGAGCTGGGGTTGTTGTAACCCTTCCACAAGTAAATGGCGATCGCGCCCCCGTCGATCGCGTTGGGATTGAGCGCTCCAAGAATCGCCGTAATGTTGTCTGGCGGATGGCATGTGGCGCAGGTTACCGCCTGAAAGCGTTGCTGCGGAACCGGATTTGCATTGGTTACCGTCCCTTGGTCAAATCCCGCAACGGCTGCTGCCTCTAGTGGCGAATGGCATTTTGCGCAAAATGCATTTTCCGTCGAACCATGGTCCGACTGCGCATGATCGGAAGCCAGCCAGCCACTCCCCGTCAAATCCCAAGTCTGGCTTTGCGCATCCCAGATTACGCCGAAAGCCCGCGCGGTATGGTCGAGACCCAGTATGAAATGACACCCGGCGCAAGTCTCGGGTGCGCTGTAATCGTAGGTCGGCAACGACATGTTGATGGGCAGGGGCGGATACAGAATGCCAGGCGGCGTCTGTCCTGCCTGGAGCGCGGACAGCTCCACGCGCTTGCCCCAGCGAATCTGTCCGGCCCCGGCATTTGCCACGGCGAAGGTCAGCGGCAGCAACAGAAAAATTAAGAGGTGCGCGACCCGGCGCCGCGCCAACGTCGATCGCGCCCAAACGTGCGCCCGTCCCGCGAGCGCCGAAGAAGCGACAGCTTGAGCTCGCCTGCCCATTTATCCGCAGTCAGGGAGAGAAAGGTCTGGAAGCCGTCTTTTCGTGATCGGGGGAGCTCTGGAACGGGACCATGTTTACCTCCAGGTCTGGAAAAGTACGTTACGGCAAGGTCATGGGTGTCTTACGCCGCGATAGTTAATTCGTGACCGGCACACGCGCATAATCTAAATCGGTAATCGTGACCTGACAATATATTTTTTTTACCTGCGATAAGGCATTGGATGCCGGCTATCAGAAGGCCCAGAAAAACCATCGACCGTGTGTCTTAAGGTAACAGACCATCGGTAAACTTGATGCTTTCGGAGTCAGACCGACGACAGCGCGCCCGCCGCGCCCAGATGAGTGCGATGATGGCCGGATCAATGCTCCACAGTCGAGGCAAGGTATTGCGCGATCGCCGGCAGAACCGGCCGCGGCTCTTTCAGTTCCTTCTCGTGCGGGGTTTGCAGGTAGGGTAACTCAACGCACGCTGCGCCCGAAACCGCTTCCTGGCGTACGGGGAAGGTGATTTTTGCCCGCCTCGGCCCGACGCAGGCTTGGTCATGGCCAGGAAACGGTCCACGAGGGTTTGGCATAAATTTGGCTCGTCCTCGCTGGCGCATTCAGGAGGTGGCTCCTTTTGCGGACAACGCGACCCCACCTGCTGGTCCTTTCGCACGATCGACCGCTTCGCCGACTGGCCTATGAATTGGGCGGACCGGGTTTGCGCGTGACCTGCCGCGGGCAACTGTCAGCGGTGCTCCAGCAACTCTCGGCCGAAAACTTGCGGGTAATTCTGCTCGACGACGCGGTACTTGGCGCGGCTCATCACGGCTTGCTGGTAAGTCAACTGCGGCGATGGGCGCCTGCCGCCTGCCTGCTCTACCTCGCCCATCGCCACGACGCCGCCACCGAGCGTCAAGTGCGCGCCTTTGGGGTCAACTACTACTCAGCGAAATCGACCTACCGAAATGAACTCCGCGCCGCCCTGGAGGCCTTTCTTTCGCTCGATAGGTCGCACTTATACGCTACTCGAAGTCCGCCGCCACCAACAGGCTCAAGCAATCTCCACCGCCGCTGAGCTGGCCTCGACTACGGGAGGTCAGGTGCCTAGCGTCGGCAATTTTCGGCCGCACCGCCGGCGCAAGCTCAGAGCTGCGCAACGTGGCGTAGACGCGCGGCCGAGTCCACCCTGATTCGAACGTCGATCGCGACCACCCCCCGGCCGGGTGGCAGCACTTTGACCGGATTAAGATCGAGCTCTACAACCTCTGGAAGCTCTTCGACCAGGGCCGCGATTCGGCCCAGCAGAATCTTCAAGGCCTCGCGATCACCCGCGGGTGCGCCGCGAAAGCCGTCCAGCAGGCGCCTGGAGCGCAGCGTGGCGAGCATCTCGTCAGCGTCGATATCGGTAATCGGGAGGACTCGAAAGGCAACATCGCGAATGATCTCCACCGCGACGCCGCCCAGGCCGCACACCAGCACCTTGCCAAAGGTAGGATCGTCAGTGGCTCCTACCAACGCCTCGATTCCTTCGGGAATCTCGCGTTGCAGCAAGATTCCTTCCAGTCGTTTTCCTAATTGTTGCATCCGCCCCTGCATCTGCGCCACCGCCGTGGCCACCGCGCCGACCGATTCAAGCCCCATCACCACCCCGCCAACGTCGCTTTTGTGCAGCACGTCGGGCGAGATGATCTTGGCCACCAGTGGAAACCCAAGCTCGGCCGCATCCGCGGGCGCGTTCTCCACGCTGGTCCGCCGCCAGGGCGCAAGCGTCACGCCCGCCGTCCGCAGCAGCGATTGCGCCTCCTCGGGCCGCAGCCATCGCGGCTCCTGCGAGGCGCCCACCATGGCTTCCATCGCCTCACGCAGGGCCCGCTTGGTGGGATCGTCGAAGGCAACCAGCGTGCGGCCGCTAGGCCGCGCGCGCCAGCGGGCGTAGCGATGGGCGGCGGCCAGGGCCAGCGCGGCATTTTCGGGAAAGCCGTAACACGGCAGCTTGCCGCGCCCGCCCTGGTGGATCTCGGGCGGCACCGGCGCTGAGGAAAGGAA
Proteins encoded in this region:
- a CDS encoding cbb3-type cytochrome c oxidase subunit I, whose translation is MIITVACCFAILGLLSARTYENAPPIPQRAIGPAGEVVFTGAEISAGQQVFLKHGLMENGTLWGHGAYLGPDFSAQYLHNLALTAASWAIQKPVASAVGASVAQSRQLDDEVARELKQNRYDSNSGVLVLSAPETISFHQQIGYWTNYFAHPAGSGGLPAKFIKDRSEVRDLTAFFAWAAWASVADRPGTTHSYTNNFPYDPLAGNTPTGAAILWSALSLITLLGGLAAVLFAFGRWDFLGWRRDGAHIHPHRFAPALTPSQQATMKYFVVVALLFLAQVLVGGATEHYRADPASFFGIDLSAVFPSQILRIWHLQLALLWIATAYVAGGLLLAPIVGRHEPPGQRLMVDVLFWALLLVVVGSLLGEWLGVRGALGKWWPWFGDQGWEYLDLGRAWQLMLAAGLLLWVGLLYRAVKPALRGGNEIPWLFLCSAIAIPVFYLPAFFYNTATNFAVADLWRFWIIHLWVENFLELFATVAVAVFLSELGIVSDVTASRIVYLDALLYLGSGILGTGHHWYFSGQTELTMALGATFSAMEVVPLTLLTLDAWDFISLTSGHCGVCGEQIAVPYKWTFYFLMAVGFWNFVGAGIFGFLINLPVVSYFEVGTMLTPNHGHAAMMGVFGMLAVAMMVFAFRHLTSESQWPAIEKYVRVSFWGLNGGLALMVVLTLFPGGVYQLRDVIRHGYWHARSAAFELNGPMHIIEWLRLPADLTFILLGTLPLVVAALRAYRAMKPAPASESLGSGADAAA
- a CDS encoding NapC/NirT family cytochrome c, with translation MTRTSKLILLFIFLVAIPGLAAFTGIHAFVQAESLSFCASCHTMTPWIADLRNPDSHSLAALHFRNRFIPSDQCYTCHVDYDFLGPVEAKLDGMRHVEVYYFGHATPKDIRLYKPFPNGNCLHCHAQSAPFLQNQYHRAVMVQLLANQMPCMTCHQPIHTPEF
- a CDS encoding cytochrome c is translated as MATLYNQRCGACHGDNGHGDGPTAKFLHPAPADFANSLKGKTDAWLFKAIRDGGPAVGEAATMPPYKDLSEGEVKGLVQYIKKFAGS
- a CDS encoding MtrB/PioB family outer membrane beta-barrel protein, with product MKPKWLSHSLTTALVALALFPSASQAQLSAGNYTLTGTAEAGAFLNPQPATNVAKYREYQDLAQQIIAPELRFLLHDQEQRVFADFHALNVGQTNELYDLHFGSYGLLDIDAQWQEIPRFLSDGVAKSPYEQSSGNFTLPSKPAAPTPNAPQGSNISSWLDSTARPLSLSLLEGIANLTIRYTPDPRWTYSAYLNYLNESGNSPYGEIFGPNPGSYNESELFAPIQYDTYNYGTGVQYADGTWLFGIQYEGSIFKDQYADLTWQNPNTWSQMTGPGGSCADSATYPGTTGGNGPCRGQDYTYPGNQAHTFEITAGRTLPLDTHLMGTFSYGWWLQDEPFIPYTSNTALPKQALPRNSLGGDVSPLYANFTVVSRPLDKLRLKTTYSYFDYANHDPAITFNGVNSLNDVASLWTATAYPFSFSTQTINAEASYSLTNNLVASLVGNIETYHNSGMMVLQQDMTSYGPVVDWTPYQWLQLRASYQHAFRDSPGYNNDRSTLVNQDGGIAEFSQLYRFDEASVQVDQFSLYGDAQPFSDSQAPEWLQDFTLYAEMDYDNYFYPSSSYGLQNWSDYTPSVGINWTPSKNLNLYGDWSWTATDYSMQSFQRQNGGTNEPNCPTNPQAQTPALCPGQSWTGYGREQGNSIDFGFDFSFPTDRVIPWLTQTSHLIVQYNYTVTTDLNHANGNLALGGATDFPNIGSRFNELIVTYAYPIKKNMTFTIGYYLSNFGENDFGYDRLMPWMASSPQSMFLGNSNWTPFTGNAAYMTVKYAF
- a CDS encoding DmsE family decaheme c-type cytochrome, encoding MKYWRKSTKTLQACIRIGPRPEPRSRTSDDNSLQPEDNRTGWTLVGLMGLRGTGWLLIFGLALLALGASIARASSNPPVAKPAESATLATFVGDKVCESCHQTSTKTFSATIMGKILVVHPRDAQEAHGCESCHGPGSNHVAAAAVEMGQGVSPDQPMHGPSKAKLITFRSDSGESAQQQNSVCLDCHNNGDEAFWRASDHAFRGLRCTDCHTIMKQLSPRFQLAMPLVPSPFIIQRPETTVCLRCHLKQKAQMTFPSHMPVFEGLMTCTDCHNPHGGAYPDQLVRPTVNETCYICHADKRGPFLWMHPPVAQNCLNCHDPHGTIVRFMLKVRPPRLCQQCHIGVFHPAQPGRPSSIFVFSRSCTLCHTAVHGSNAPGGVDLTR
- a CDS encoding tetratricopeptide repeat protein, which encodes MGLPPGHPAVAMPRNHPALSDRAQIGAVVLQAEKQAERHPDDVTVWNRYGDLALHFATFNPADYEKARHAFAHVLTRDPANRQALRGLGDVDFDTRHYPSAIEAYQRYLREQPDDSSVLTDLGTSYLSQHNCVQAIKEYRAALIHSSDFFPARFNLAVAYLLQKDNANARDALIKARAVAPDESARTRIDEILAQVDQNAAGMHPHRAETRTQESNQ
- a CDS encoding kelch repeat-containing protein, coding for MKLARWCHLRPAPWSRLAAAFLGACIASCSGGGGSSAPPAPIAGGLLLVGGVDQLNGPLASSELFNPSTETFACVGGVNSSTGACNNSLAQARFYASVAPLAGGFVLVAGGNGVGVTCLNSAELFNPANNSFAPTGNMTDAHCFGHTTTVLQNGEVLITGGEDQTGNLVNTADMYNPATAKFDCSGLGGADPNTGYCINTLTDTRFLDAAVRLADGRVLITGGNDGAIVNTAEIFDPASGTFGCSSLGGSNPSTGFCNNTMTDSRQNHTATLIVNGVNSGDVLIAGGLDASGVVLQTAELFNPKTGTFVCSNGAPPGSSGCPAAMTQARYLHTATLLDPTYVQGPYAGDILIAGGEDAKGNVLGTAEIYDPIKETFTAVGPMTSSRALHSAVLIQSGPMAGEILIAGGIDNSGNTLSSAEVFSPANGQFTATGAMIVARSSAGAATAQ